The following are encoded together in the Zygosaccharomyces rouxii strain CBS732 chromosome C complete sequence genome:
- the MRL1 gene encoding Mrl1p (similar to uniprot|Q06815 Saccharomyces cerevisiae YPR079W MRL1 Membrane protein), with the protein MALKITRKFVTILLAALVFLTTVRYYATWPQHIKESNISKKQIHNRERSQDGNHEGRNQELFCAVTNPTSGSYIDLSQLSSTPNRSGDNDKQSPGDSKKTRWSVRGWGYGVNFTLGICSSPVTEKERPSLANTTGGFYQNSQNEIISIGDFSTSPTLLGNKKLTMKYENGSMCANGRDRKSTLLNFVCDKEIASEAQISYIGSLHDCSYFFEVRSVYACPTSNTTNEVNVLGIFIGIFAVFFIVEFAGRRWLYEKVKNHFEAKSNQLPTSFSPVRPRWDIIENESNWKYGFKKIGHLTSATIRKITSLIFKLTNGSGSTTRGGPIRLNSSSIPSNRSQDSFIRDMEQQNNIIDSLEVVSRQSSTTSLDRRE; encoded by the coding sequence ATGGCTCTTAAAATTACCAGAAAGTTTGTAACAATTCTGTTAGCAGCTTTGGTCTTCCTTACCACTGTGAGATATTACGCGACTTGGCCGCAGCATATTAAAGAATCCAATATTTCTAAGAAGCAAATACATAATAGAGAGAGGTCTCAGGATGGTAATCATGAAGGTAGAAATCAGGAATTATTCTGTGCGGTAACGAATCCTACATCCGGTTCATACATTGACTTATCTCAATTATCATCAACACCTAATAGGTCGGGCGACAACGACAAGCAAAGTCCAGGggattcaaagaaaacaagaTGGTCTGTAAGAGGTTGGGGATATGGTGTCAATTTTACACTAGGAATTTGTTCAAGCCCTGTTACTGAGAAAGAACGACCCTCATTGGCTAACACAACTGGTGGATTTTATCAGAATTctcaaaatgaaataattTCCATTGGTGATTTTAGCACTAGCCCCACGCTTTTGGGCAATAAGAAATTAACAATGAAATACGAAAATGGATCAATGTGTGCCAACGGCAGAGATCGTAAGTCTACCCTACTAAATTTTGTTTGCGATAAAGAAATAGCATCAGAGGCTCAAATCTCCTACATTGGATCCTTGCACGATTGTTCGTATTTTTTCGAAGTGAGAAGTGTGTATGCATGTCCAACTTCTAATACAACTAACGAAGTCAATGTCTTGGGAATTTTTATCGGTATATTTGCAGTTTTCTTCATTGTTGAATTTGCTGGTAGAAGATGGCTTTATGAAAAGGTCAAAAATCACTTTGAAGCGAAAAGTAATCAATTACCTACAAGTTTTAGTCCTGTACGACCTCGTTGGGATATAATAGAAAATGAATCGAATTGGAAGTACGGATTCAAAAAGATCGGCCATCTAACCAGTGCTACAATAAGGAAAATTACCTCACTAATATTCAAACTAACAAACGGATCTGGAAGTACAACGAGAGGAGGACCAATAAGACTAAACTCATCATCGATACCGTCTAACAGGAGTCAAGATTCCTTCATAAGAGATATGGAACAGcaaaataatattattgACAGTTTAGAAGTTGTAAGCCGCCAAAGCAGTACGACCAGTCTTGACAGAAGAGAATAA
- the TEF2 gene encoding translation elongation factor EF-1 alpha (highly similar to uniprot|P02994 Saccharomyces cerevisiae YPR080W TEF1 functions in the binding reaction of aminoacyl-tRNA (AA-tRNA) to ribosomes translational elongation factor EF-1 alpha), producing MGKEKTHINLVVIGHVDSGKSTTTGHLIYKCGGIDKRTIEKFEKEAAELGKGSFKYAWVLDKLKSERERGITIDIALWKFETPKYHVTVIDAPGHRDFIKNMITGTSQADCAILIIGGGVGEFEAGISKDGQTREHALLAYTLGVKQLIVAVNKMDSVKWDESRFQEIIKETANFVKKVGFNPKTVPFVPVSGWNGDNMIEPTTNASWYKGWEKETKAGVIKGKTLLEAIDAIDPPSRPTDKPLRLPLQDVYKIGGIGTVPVGRVETGVIKPGMVVTFAPAGVTTEVKSVEMHHESLTEGVPGDNVGFNVKNVSVKEIRRGNVCGDSKNDPPKATESFNATVIILNHPGQISAGYSPVLDCHTAHIACRFDEIIEKNDRRSGKKLEDHPKFIKSGDAALVKFLPSKPMCVEAFTDYPPLGRFAVRDMRQTVAVGVIKSVVKNDKAGKVTKAAQKATKK from the coding sequence ATGGGTAAGGAAAAGACTCACATTAACCTTGTTGTTATCGGTCACGTCGACTCTGGTAAGTCCACTACTACTGGTCACTTGATTTACAAGTGTGGTGGTATTGACAAGAGAACCATCGAAAAGTTTGAAAAGGAAGCCGCTGAATTGGGTAAGggttctttcaaatacGCTTGGGTTTTGGACAAGTTAAAGtctgaaagagaaagaggTATCACCATTGATATCGCTTTGTGGAAATTCGAAACTCCAAAATACCACGTTACCGTTATCGATGCTCCAGGTCACAGagatttcatcaagaacATGATCACTGGTACTTCTCAAGCTGACTGTGCTATCTTGATTATCGGTGGTGGTGTCGGTGAATTCGAAGCCGGTATCTCCAAGGACGGTCAAACCAGAGAACACGCTTTGTTGGCCTACACTTTGGGTGTTAAGCAATTGATTGTTGCTGTCAACAAGATGGATTCCGTTAAATGGGATGAATCTCGTTtccaagaaattatcaagGAAACCGCTAACTTCGTTAAGAAGGTTGGTTTCAACCCAAAGACTGTTCCATTCGTTCCAGTCTCTGGTTGGAACGGTGACAACATGATTGAACCAACCACCAACGCTTCTTGGTACAAGGGCTGGGAAAAGGAAACCAAGGCTGGTGTCATCAAGGGTAAGACCTTGTTGGAAGCCATTGACGCTATTGACCCACCTTCCAGACCAACTGACAAGCCATTGAGATTGCCATTGCAAGATGTTTACAAGATCGGTGGTATCGGAACTGTGCCAGTCGGTAGAGTTGAAACCGGTGTTATCAAGCCAGGTATGGTTGTTACCTTCGCCCCAGCTGGTGTCACCACTGAAGTCAAGTCCGTCGAAATGCACCACGAATCTTTGACTGAAGGTGTCCCAGGTGACAACGTTGGTTTCAACGTTAAGAACGTTTCCGTTAAGGAAATCAGAAGAGGTAACGTTTGCGGTGACTCCAAGAACGACCCACCAAAGGCTACCGAATCTTTCAACGCTACCGTTATCATCTTGAACCACCCAGGTCAAATCTCTGCTGGTTACTCTCCAGTTTTGGACTGTCACACCGCTCACATTGCTTGTAGATTCGATgaaatcattgaaaagaacgACAGAAGATCTGGTAAGAAGCTAGAAGACCACCCTAAGTTCATCAAGTCTGGTGACGCTGCTTTGGTCAAGTTCTTGCCATCCAAGCCAATGTGTGTCGAAGCTTTCACTGACTACCCACCATTGGGTAGATTCGCCGTCAGAGATATGAGACAAACCGTCGCTGTCGGTGTTATCAAGTCCGTTGTTAAGAACGACAAGGCTGGTAAGGTTACCAAGGCTGCTCAAAAGGCTACCAAGAAATAA